From the genome of Loxodonta africana isolate mLoxAfr1 chromosome 19, mLoxAfr1.hap2, whole genome shotgun sequence:
TTAACGGTGGCTACAGGGCGAAAACTCATTTATGAATTAAATAGGCAAAGGAGAGGGTCTTACCTTGCTAGGTTTGTCATTCAGAGGGTCAAAAACTTTCTCACAAAGCCTCAGTCCCGTCTCTTGCCTCAGCTGCTGGAGGTACGCCCTCATCACTTCTAAAACGAGCAGGAAGTAGAACATAAAGATTATGTTTAAGAAAACATCCCACACATGCTGGTTGTTGGtctaccaaacaaaaaccaaaccacacccagtgccgtcgagttgactccgactcatagcgaccctataggacagagcagaactgtcccataaagtttccaaggagcgcctggcagattcgaactgctgaccctttggttagcagctgtagcacttaaccactacgccaccagggtttcctgttggtCTACAGGAGGCCCAAAttccagtccattccgactcacagggaccctacaggacagaggaaaccacagggtttccaaggagcagctggtggattcgaactgctgatcttttggttagcagctgagctcttaaccactgagccaccaaggctccagacaATGCCCAGTACATTTCTGTACATTCAAACAGAAGTGACAGGCCAAAGGATTTTATAACTGGGTTTATTTTGGCCCAAAAGATTCTCTGCATGTTGTACTTGTTGCCAAGAATCTTTCAAGAAAGTGACTAATAAGATAATCTATGTGCTGACGATCCCACTCTCGGTCTGCACAGCAGCAGAGgcaagaaaaggaggaaaggtaCAAAGTTTTATGTCACGTGGAGAAATCTTCTCGGCCACATGTGGAGAGAGGGAAGGGACCCCGTGCTTACCGTCTTCCTGTTTGTTTGCAGGTTTGGCATAAATGGCATTAAGTGGAAAACCAGGCTCTCCAGGAATGGGGAAGTTTGTGATTCCCAGGGTGTACATTTCTTTCTCGCCTTGGCTTTTGGaattgcactaaaaaaaaaaaaaaattttttttacgcGGGTTGTTTTCCAGGGAAAAGGATAGTATTTACACTGCATTTTTTTAGTCTAAGCAACTATGGTAGAAGTTATTCATGTTTTTTGTGCCCTTTGGCAATCTGGTGAAGCCTATGGACCCCTTCTCAGACTAATGCtttcaaatgaataaaataaaatacatcgaATTACAACAGAAACCATAGACCTAATTCATGACACACTCATACGTGTGCCTCTTTATTAATGAACTAAATAAGGAGACCTAGCAGTGGGCCTAATAACTACTATAATTTTAAAGTAGCAATGAGTgtaaacaaaatttcaaaatctcCTTAACTCTAATGTCATAGGAAAATATCATGATTTCTAGTGGCAACAAAGTCACGGGTATTGCTAACACTACAGTGCATTGGTGCCTACATTAATAACGGAAGTAACTGCTACATTTCCGTTCAAGGTTAGCGAAGAGAAAGATGTCGCTTTTTCCCTCACTTAAGTCCTTGAATTCTATCCTTGGACCCCAGGTTAAGAACTCCCAACCCAAGGACTCAAAAAGAACTTCTTTGTCAAGAGTTCTATCTCGAACAcaggtgaggaacgtgcttcttaacTTAATCAAGCatatgaggccaaatgggcaacacctgcccaaagccAACGACGAGATggcgggaagggacaggaacactGGACAAATGAACAAGGGGAACCTGtttggaaagggggagagtgctgacacattgcggggattgctaccaatgtcacaaaacaatttgtgactAAATTTTTCAAAAAGAATCTAATTTgcgttgtaaactttcacataaaacacaattaaaaaaaaaaaagatttccattTTGGGAAGGTACATTTAGAGCCTTAAAACACCACTATCTTATGTTGTTAGTCAAGGACACTCGGAGTTTGCAGGACTGCATTCAGGTTGACCTCTTACGTCCACGCTCTAAGTCATGGACTTAGAggaaatattttctacttgtccTCGAAGTTTCAACAAATCCCAGACAGCCAGAAGGGTAAACACCTCTTAGTAACTGAACGTCCTGGTATATGATCACCCAAGTTTAGTTACCTTCTGGAGTTTCTTCAGGCATTCAGAAATGTAGAGAGTTATATATATCAAGGTCCTATCCGCTTCATTCTacagggggaaaaaacaaaacacagtccTGATGAAAACTTAAAAGTTAGGTTCAATAAATGAATCCAAGCTTTTTCTTTTGATTATCTACGGAAACTGTAAGGGTATAGAATTCAGCAGCTAAccgaaacgttggtggttcaagtctacccttggaagaaaggcctgccaatccacctctgaaaaatcacccCCTGAACATGCTAAGGAGtaaagttctaccctgacacacaaggggtcgccatgagtcagaatcatctctgaGGCAGCTAACCACAGCGGCAGCAACGCAGCATCAAAAACTCTCTTTTTCCAAATCCGTTGCCTTCTGAAGCCCCCTTTCTGCCCATCTCTGGGGAGGCAGCCCCCAGCTTCCACcctgggctgtgtggctgctcaGGTCGGTCTCGGCTCCTTTCTCTCTAGTTCCTGAGGAGCTGAGCCCCTCACTCTGTGtaggaaggagaatcaataaaGCTGCCTGAAGATCTGAGGCACACCATATGCTTGACTGATTTTTAAAGCCCCTTTCACTTCAGGATCCCTGCCGAGAACAAGAACATTCACTCCTCTAAAGGAGGAAGCAATTATTTCACAAGTGATTTGTTCTTGAGCAGTTCCAGCAGCCCAATATCTTGGCCAACCCAAAAGGAAAATGTGGAGACAATGAATGGAAGTGGATCAAATGTGGTATGCACTTCAGGTCAAATTTCACACAGCTTTAtagttaaaaaacaacaacaacaacaaaatcacacTTCCCTATTTTTAAGACCACATCACATTGGGGAGTGAATGGAAGGTGGCagaattatatttatttacataCATTATAAACCACACATAACACTCATGCCCTGTGTGAGGTATACAACTCTGTTAACAGTACAGGATATCTAGACTACAATTTGTAGCCTAAAAGTCTACAAATAAAAAATTCACATACCAGTCGATTCTAAAAGGTCAAAGTTTGGCACACAGACTAAAGCTCTATATTTTAGAACATTATCAAGAAAATTCACTGACATTCCTTGTAACTTGCTCATAGCAGGAGcttagaaaactttttttttttccaatttcccTCTCCTTTTCTGTCACCTCCTTTCAACCTTCTCCTTAATCTTTTTCCTCACAGGAGCTAAGAAGCAGGAGTAAGAAGTGTGTGCTTCAGGGTACTGTCAGGGTCATTTGTTTATTTCTCTGCCTTAGGCCCAGAACACAGAAGGATATAAAAAATAACACAGCATATAGGATTCTTTGGTGGCTTTGGACTAGTCCTAAAAAAAACAGTAGGTGCGTAATTAAGGCTGAATAAGTTAAGTCTAGGAATCGGCAAACTTcatctgtaaagggccagacggTAAATACGGCAGATGCTGTGAGCTAGAGAGTCTTTGATACAACTACTCAAATCTGCTTTTGTGGCCTGAGAGCAGCCATAGACAGTATTTAAACAAATGAGCGTGACtgcgttccaataaaactttatttaccaaaAAGAGGTGGTAGGCCCCGGGTGGCAGCCTTCAGGCCATAGTTTCCTGACCTCTGGCATAGGCTTTGGAGGGCAAAAGAGAAAGTAATATTTACACAGAGTCTAACAGTAGGCACTGTTTTGGATTGTAAAAATCACACAATCCTCTTCTCTTCCATTTACTGGGCACAGGAACCTTGACTGTAAGATAGACATTATTCCCatcagaaaatgaaattaaatattaaaagctCTGTAACTTACCTTAATTTCATAGTTTTTGAAGAAGACATTAGCCTTGAAGTAATAGATGGCCTCATCTATAA
Proteins encoded in this window:
- the ARPC3 gene encoding actin-related protein 2/3 complex subunit 3 codes for the protein MPAYHSSLMDPDTKLIGNMALLPIRSQFKGPAPRETKDTDIIDEAIYYFKANVFFKNYEIKNEADRTLIYITLYISECLKKLQKCNSKSQGEKEMYTLGITNFPIPGEPGFPLNAIYAKPANKQEDEVMRAYLQQLRQETGLRLCEKVFDPLNDKPSKWWTCFVKRQFMNKSLSGPGQ